Proteins from one Ricinus communis isolate WT05 ecotype wild-type chromosome 9, ASM1957865v1, whole genome shotgun sequence genomic window:
- the LOC8265684 gene encoding probable indole-3-pyruvate monooxygenase YUCCA3, giving the protein MYNSTCLNIPTMFQSYNHQQDFLSRRCIWVNGPVIVGAGPSGLAVAAGLKRQGVPFIVLERANCIASLWQNRTYDRLKLHLPKQFCQLPNLPFPDNFPEYPTKFQFITYLESYAKNFDIAPHFNETVQSAKYDETFGLWRVKTISTSSSNPTEVEYICRWLVVATGENAEKVVPEFEGLQDFGGDIMHACDYKSGESYRGKRVLVVGCGNSGMEVSLDLCNHNASPSMVVRSSVHVLPREIFGKSTFEFAVTMMKWLPLWMVDKILLVFAWLILGNLEKHGLKRPCVGPLQLKNSEGKTPVLDIGALNKIKSGKIKVVPGIKKFSNGRVELVNGKRLEIDSVILATGYRSNVPSWLRENEFFSEDGIPKNPFPNGWKGKAGLYAVGFTRRGLSGASLDAISVALDIAKSWKEETKQKKKTVAARHRRCISHF; this is encoded by the exons ATGTATAACAGTACTTGTCTTAATATACCAACAATGTTTCAATCTTATAATCATCAACAAGACTTTCTTTCTCGCAGATGTATATGGGTGAATGGACCTGTCATAGTTGGTGCTGGTCCTTCAGGCCTTGCAGTTGCTGCTGGGCTTAAAAGACAAGGTGTGCCTTTCATTGTTCTTGAAAGAGCAAATTGTATTGCCTCTCTTTGGCAAAATCGAACATATGATCGCCTCAAGCTTCACCTTCCTAAACAATTCTGTCAGCTGCCCAATCTTCCATTTCCTGATAACTTTCCTGAATATCCCACCAAATTTCAGTTCATTACATATCTTGAATCCTATGcaaaaaattttgatatagCACCACATTTTAATGAGACAGTGCAGTCTGCTAAGTATGATGAGACTTTTGGATTGTGGCGAGTTAAGACTATTTCAACAAGCAGTTCAAATCCTACTGAAGTCGAGTACATTTGCCGGTGGCTTGTAGTAGCCACCGGAGAAAATGCTGAGAAGGTGGTGCCTGAGTTTGAAGGTTTACAAGATTTTGGTGGCGATATTATGCATGCTTGTGATTATAAATCAGGCGAAAGTTATCGCGGAAAGAGAGTGCTAGTTGTTGGCTGTGGCAATTCAGGGATGGAAGTTTCTCTTGATCTTTGTAATCACAATGCGAGTCCATCAATGGTGGTCCGAAGTTCG GTCCATGTCTTGCCAAGGGAAATTTTCGGAAAATCAACATTCGAATTTGCAGTGACAATGATGAAATGGCTACCACTATGGATGGTTGATAAGATACTACTAGTTTTTGCCTGGCTAATTCTTGGAAATCTTGAAAAACATGGGCTGAAAAGGCCATGCGTAGGACCTTTACAGCTCAAGAACTCTGAAGGAAAGACTCCAGTACTGGACATTGGTGCacttaacaaaataaaatctgGTAAGATCAAGGTTGTCCCTGGGATCAAGAAGTTCTCTAATGGCAGAGTGGAGCTTGTTAATGGCAAAAGACTTGAAATCGATTCGGTAATTCTGGCAACTGGGTACCGCAGCAATGTTCCTTCATGGCTGAGG GAGAATGAATTTTTCTCAGAAGATGGAATACCCAAAAATCCATTTCCAAATGGGTGGAAAGGCAAAGCTGGGCTCTATGCAGTTGGGTTTACAAGGAGAGGTTTATCCGGTGCATCTCTAGATGCAATAAGTGTAGCACTTGACATTGCCAAGAGCTGGAAAGAAGAAACcaagcagaaaaagaaaactgttGCTGCTCGCCATAGGAGATGCATTTCACATTTCTGA
- the LOC8265683 gene encoding 7-hydroxymethyl chlorophyll a reductase, chloroplastic, with protein MSSVICKLSLPTFISSSYSSSKDTNSNSSNKSVKLREDWRQRSRPIPPGGTYPAKDHCSRCGLCDTYYISHVRNACAFLGDGMSRIEGLEAVVHGRGRKIDSSDEMYLGVHEELLYARKTKPVEGAQWTGIVTTIAIEMLKADMVDAVICVQSDPEDRLSPRPVLARTPQEVLAAKGVKPTLSPNLNTLALVEASGVKRLLFCGVGCQVQALRSVEHHLNLEKLYVLGTNCVDNGTREGLDKFLKAASDEPETVLHYEFMQDYKVHLKHLDGRIEEVPYFCLPATDLVDVIAPSCYSCFDYTNALADLVVGYMGVPKYAGVSMTQHPQYVTVRNDRGREMLDLVRGLLEITPTISSGDRRPFVMETVKADDNAKLGKGPSQSAPKFVGNFLAFILNLIGPKGLEFARYSLDYHTIRNYLYTNRAWGKARAERHTPSYAKKIVEMYNQNGQIDQMLQNK; from the exons ATGAGTTCTGTAATCTGTAAGCTCTCACTGCCCACCTTCATTTCCTCTTCATACTCTTCTTCTAAAG ATACCAACTCCAACTCCTCGAACAAGTCAGTGAAGCTAAGAGAAGACTGGAGGCAACGCTCCAGACCCATCCCACCTGGCGGCACATATCCTGCAAAGGATCATTGCAG TCGATGTGGATTATGTGATACCTATTACATTTCCCATGTAAGGAATGCTTGTGCCTTTCTTGGAGACGGAATGTCGAGAATTGAA GGTTTGGAGGCTGTTGTTCATGGTAGAGGGAGAAAGATAGATTCTTCAGATGAGATGTATTTAGGGGTCCATGAAGAGTTGTTGTATGCTCGTAAAACTAAGCCTGTTGAAG GAGCTCAATGGACAGGAATTGTGACTACCATTGCCATTGAAATGCTGAAAGCTGACATGGTTGATGCCGTTATATGTGTACAGAG TGATCCAGAGGACAGGCTCTCCCCAAGGCCTGTGTTAGCCAG GACACCTCAGGAAGTTCTAGCTGCTAAAGGAGTCAAGCCAACATTATCTCCTAATTTAAATACCCTTGCATTGGTTGAG GCTTCTGGTGTGAAGCGTCTTCTTTTCTGCGGTGTCGGTTGCCAAGTGCAGG CATTAAGATCTGTGGAGCACCATTTGAACTTGGAGAAGCTTTATGTATTGGGGACCAATTGTG TGGATAATGGAACTCGAGAAGGGCTTGATAAATTTCTAAAGGCTGCAAGTGATGAACCAGAAACGGTTCTTCATTACGAGTTTATGCAAGATTACAAG GTCCACTTGAAGCACTTGGATGGTCGCATTGAAGAG GTTCCTTATTTCTGTCTACCAGCCACTGATTTAGTTGATGTTATTGCTCCATCTTGCTATAG CTGTTTTGACTACACAAATGCTTTAGCG GATCTGGTGGTTGGGTATATGGGTGTTCCAAAATATGCTGGAGTTAGCATGACGCAGCATCCACAATATGTAACAGTCAG GAACGACAGAGGGAGAGAAATGCTGGATTTGGTGAGAGGTCTTCTGGAGATTACTCCAACAATTAGTAGT GGTGACAGGAGACCATTTGTTATGGAAACTGTAAAGGCAGATGACAATGCTAAGTTGG GGAAGGGTCCTTCTCAATCTGCACCCAAATTTGTTGGGAACTTTTTAGCTTTTATACTAAACTTG ATTGGCCCAAAAGGTTTGGAATTTGCTCGCTATTCACTAGACTACCATACCATCAGGAACTATTTGTATACAAACCGTGCTTGGGGAAAAGCAAG AGCTGAGAGGCATACACCTTCTTATGCTAAGAAAATTGTGGAAATGTACAACCAGAATGGCCAAATCGATCAGATGCTACAGAATAAGTGA